One window of the Arthrobacter sp. D5-1 genome contains the following:
- a CDS encoding TetR family transcriptional regulator, producing MARVPAEERRLQFVEAAARVIAQDGLASATTRRIASEAEAPLAALHYCFRNKDELLEEVYNFLSRDYAKALEPVNDPGMGLRHMVGAHARRIWSRMLENPHEQVTTFELLLRRFRVEAEDQPQALLMNRSMYDGWVSSTLELFRGAAEAAGEPVPANLEDITRLFISGIDGISMQHLADPDDERSVRLVELMAKSLAGALDYD from the coding sequence ATGGCCAGGGTTCCCGCCGAGGAAAGGCGGCTGCAGTTCGTCGAAGCCGCAGCAAGGGTGATCGCCCAGGATGGCCTCGCCTCCGCGACGACACGGCGGATTGCCAGCGAAGCCGAAGCCCCGCTTGCAGCACTCCACTACTGTTTCCGCAACAAGGATGAACTCCTTGAAGAGGTGTACAACTTCCTCAGCCGGGACTACGCCAAGGCCTTGGAGCCAGTGAACGATCCCGGGATGGGACTGCGCCACATGGTGGGCGCCCACGCCAGGCGCATCTGGAGCCGCATGCTGGAAAATCCCCATGAGCAAGTCACCACGTTCGAACTGCTGCTCCGGCGCTTCCGGGTCGAAGCAGAGGACCAGCCCCAGGCCTTGCTCATGAACCGATCAATGTACGACGGTTGGGTCAGCTCAACCCTGGAATTGTTCCGTGGAGCTGCTGAAGCCGCCGGTGAACCCGTCCCCGCCAACCTGGAGGACATCACCCGCTTGTTCATTTCGGGAATCGACGGCATCAGCATGCAGCATTTGGCTGACCCCGACGACGAACGGTCTGTGCGATTGGTTGAACTCATGGCAAAGTCGCTCGCCGGAGCGCTCGACTACGACTGA